A region from the Salicibibacter cibarius genome encodes:
- the sufC gene encoding Fe-S cluster assembly ATPase SufC: MAGSTLKIKDLHVEIEGTEIIKGFDLEINGGEIHAIMGPNGTGKSTLASAIMGHPSYEITQGSVELDGEDVLEMEVDERARAGMFLAMQYPSEVTGVTTSDFLRTSINANREEGDQIPLMKFIKKMDKQMETLDMDESFSTRYLNEGFSGGEKKRNEILQLLMLEPKIAILDEVDSGLDIDALKVVSKGVNSMRSDNFGCLIITHYQRLLNYIEPDYVHVIMQGRIVKSGDATLAQRLENEGYDWIKEELGIEDERVGQSQEA; the protein is encoded by the coding sequence ATGGCTGGATCAACGTTGAAAATTAAAGATTTACACGTTGAAATTGAAGGAACTGAAATCATTAAAGGTTTCGATTTAGAAATAAATGGCGGTGAAATTCATGCCATTATGGGCCCGAACGGTACGGGGAAATCAACTCTTGCTTCGGCTATCATGGGCCATCCAAGCTATGAAATCACACAGGGAAGTGTCGAACTCGATGGCGAAGACGTCCTTGAAATGGAAGTGGACGAGCGCGCGCGAGCCGGTATGTTCCTCGCCATGCAATACCCAAGTGAAGTGACAGGTGTCACAACATCCGATTTTCTACGTACATCGATTAATGCGAATCGTGAAGAAGGCGATCAAATTCCATTGATGAAATTTATTAAAAAAATGGATAAACAAATGGAAACGCTCGATATGGATGAATCCTTCTCGACCCGTTATTTAAACGAAGGCTTCTCCGGCGGGGAGAAAAAGCGGAATGAAATTTTGCAGCTTCTTATGTTGGAGCCAAAAATCGCGATTCTGGACGAAGTGGACTCCGGTCTTGACATTGACGCTTTGAAGGTTGTTTCGAAAGGCGTAAACAGCATGCGTTCGGATAATTTCGGTTGCTTAATCATTACCCACTATCAGCGTTTGCTTAACTATATTGAACCGGATTACGTACACGTTATCATGCAAGGACGCATTGTTAAGTCGGGGGATGCAACACTTGCCCAGCGCCTAGAAAATGAAGGCTACGACTGGATCAAGGAAGAACTCGGCATTGAAGATGAGCGTGTAGGGCAAAGCCAGGAAGCGTAA
- a CDS encoding methionine ABC transporter permease, with product MLENVDWGNMLEATWETLYMSGIAIVFTFFLGIILGLILFLSSKGQLWENNTVNIVTTGFVNIFRSVPFIILIILLIPFTNVVMGTMLGPNAALPALVIGSAAFYARLVEIGLREVDKGVVEAARSMGANQRQIIFKVFIPESLPALVSGVTVTAILLVSYTAMAGVIGAGGLGDLAFRDGFQRNSTDVTIVATIIISVIVFIIQGIGDVVTRKIDKR from the coding sequence ATGCTTGAAAACGTTGATTGGGGAAACATGCTGGAAGCCACGTGGGAGACCCTCTATATGAGTGGGATCGCGATCGTGTTTACTTTTTTCCTTGGCATTATACTCGGGCTCATTCTTTTCTTATCTTCAAAAGGACAACTTTGGGAAAATAACACTGTAAACATTGTCACTACTGGATTTGTGAATATTTTCCGTTCCGTGCCATTCATCATTTTAATTATTTTGCTCATTCCGTTTACGAATGTGGTGATGGGAACAATGCTTGGACCGAACGCTGCTTTACCAGCACTCGTGATCGGTTCCGCGGCCTTTTATGCCCGCCTAGTGGAAATCGGTTTGCGTGAGGTGGATAAAGGTGTCGTGGAGGCGGCCAGATCGATGGGCGCGAACCAAAGGCAAATCATCTTCAAAGTGTTTATTCCGGAATCGTTGCCTGCGCTCGTGTCCGGCGTTACGGTCACCGCGATATTGCTCGTCAGCTATACGGCGATGGCTGGTGTCATCGGCGCCGGTGGTTTAGGGGATCTGGCGTTTCGTGACGGTTTTCAGCGCAATAGCACGGATGTGACGATCGTTGCGACGATCATCATCTCAGTCATCGTTTTTATTATTCAAGGCATCGGGGATGTCGTCACGCGTAAAATTGATAAAAGATAA
- the sufU gene encoding Fe-S cluster assembly sulfur transfer protein SufU has protein sequence MQNNNLDALYRQVIMDHYKNPRNRGEMDADALTVNMNNPSCGDKIQLHLKVDDGVVHDAKFTGEGCSISLSSASMMTETVKGKTVAEALELSDIFSEMVQGEDYDDEKYELGDIEALQGVTKFPARIKCATLAWKAMEKGLDEE, from the coding sequence ATGCAGAATAATAATCTTGATGCGCTGTATCGACAGGTGATCATGGATCATTATAAAAATCCGCGCAATCGTGGTGAAATGGATGCCGATGCGCTGACGGTCAATATGAATAACCCTTCCTGTGGAGATAAAATACAACTTCACCTGAAAGTGGATGACGGTGTTGTGCATGATGCAAAATTCACCGGTGAAGGGTGTTCCATCAGTCTTTCGTCAGCATCGATGATGACCGAGACAGTTAAAGGCAAGACGGTTGCCGAGGCGCTGGAGCTATCCGATATTTTTTCGGAAATGGTTCAGGGGGAAGATTATGATGACGAAAAATATGAACTTGGCGATATTGAAGCGTTGCAAGGCGTTACAAAATTTCCTGCCCGTATTAAATGTGCAACATTAGCCTGGAAAGCAATGGAAAAAGGGTTAGATGAAGAATGA
- a CDS encoding methionine ABC transporter ATP-binding protein has translation MIHLNNVSKTFQLKGQSIEAVKEINLDIEKGEVFGIVGYSGAGKSTLVRLFNRLETPTNGTLKIADREMLHLSNRDLRGARQEISMIFQHFNLLWSRTVRENIAFPLEVAGVSKSKRYERVEELIELVGLKGREASYPSQLSGGQKQRVGIARALANEPKVLLCDEATSALDPRTTGAILDLLHDINQKLGLTIVIITHEMQVVQKICSRVAVMEGGRIVELGNVLDVFRHPQQEITKTFVKQVTDPEDSNEAIEEQLKREKGTVIRLTFVGNDAEKPVVSELIRSFGVTVNILQGNIAKTQHGSYGSLYVSIEGDEAQLKEAIQFLHGHRVEAEVIADA, from the coding sequence CTGATACATCTGAATAACGTCTCGAAAACGTTTCAATTAAAAGGACAATCCATCGAAGCGGTAAAAGAGATTAATCTGGATATTGAAAAGGGAGAGGTTTTCGGAATTGTTGGTTACAGCGGTGCAGGGAAAAGCACACTCGTACGTCTCTTTAATCGACTGGAAACGCCCACGAACGGCACTTTAAAAATTGCAGATCGTGAAATGTTGCATCTATCCAATCGGGACTTGAGGGGCGCAAGACAAGAAATCAGCATGATCTTTCAACATTTTAACCTCTTGTGGTCTCGAACCGTTCGTGAAAACATTGCTTTCCCCCTTGAAGTTGCCGGTGTTTCAAAATCAAAACGCTACGAGCGTGTGGAAGAGTTGATCGAACTCGTTGGTTTAAAAGGACGGGAAGCATCTTATCCTTCGCAACTGAGCGGCGGGCAGAAACAACGGGTCGGTATCGCCCGAGCACTCGCCAATGAGCCGAAAGTGCTTTTGTGTGATGAGGCGACTTCCGCACTTGATCCGCGAACGACCGGAGCGATTCTCGATTTGCTCCACGATATTAATCAAAAATTAGGGCTCACGATTGTCATCATCACCCATGAAATGCAAGTGGTTCAAAAAATTTGTTCGCGTGTTGCTGTTATGGAGGGTGGCAGGATTGTTGAGCTAGGCAATGTATTGGATGTCTTTCGGCATCCTCAACAAGAGATTACGAAAACATTCGTGAAACAAGTCACCGACCCGGAAGATTCCAATGAAGCCATTGAAGAGCAGCTCAAGCGGGAAAAGGGTACCGTCATTCGCTTGACGTTTGTCGGGAACGATGCAGAAAAACCGGTCGTATCCGAATTGATCCGCTCGTTTGGCGTAACGGTGAATATTTTGCAAGGAAATATTGCCAAAACACAACACGGGAGTTATGGCAGTTTGTACGTTTCCATCGAAGGGGATGAAGCGCAACTGAAAGAAGCTATTCAATTTCTTCACGGCCACCGGGTGGAAGCAGAGGTGATTGCCGATGCTTGA
- the sufD gene encoding Fe-S cluster assembly protein SufD: MAVETKWTFDSETVKQWSEKRGEPAWLADKRVKALAEAEDLPMPDPDKTSLKRWKFTDFEKIEAPEPESQRFSDLPEEVTRLAGEEKDVQNLIVQRDGKTAFNKVEQELVDNGVIFTDIETAVQEHGDLVEKYLMSGAVTTNENRLTALNTALMNGGVFIYVPKNVELQTPIQTIFWQDDVKTGLFNHVLMVVEANSSLTYLENYASFTEDQANVNIVSEVYGAQGSKIKYGAVDNLESGATTYVIRRATLDKDARIEWALGQMNEGNTISENTTYLMGDGSYGDTKTVHVGRGDQTQNFTSDVVAHGKQTEGYILTHGVMKDNSTSIFNGINKIEKGGTNSHSEQTGRVLMLSPKARGDANPILLIDEDEVTAGHAASVGKIDPIQMFYMKSRGLSQTEAERLIIHGFLEPVVGALPIEAVKTRLSEVIEGKVY; encoded by the coding sequence ATGGCTGTTGAAACAAAATGGACGTTTGACAGTGAAACCGTTAAACAGTGGTCGGAAAAAAGAGGAGAACCCGCTTGGTTAGCGGATAAAAGGGTAAAAGCATTGGCTGAGGCAGAGGACCTGCCCATGCCGGACCCTGATAAAACGAGTTTAAAAAGATGGAAGTTTACCGACTTTGAAAAGATCGAAGCCCCCGAACCGGAAAGTCAACGTTTTTCCGATCTCCCTGAAGAAGTGACCCGTCTGGCGGGAGAAGAAAAAGATGTGCAAAATCTAATCGTTCAGCGGGACGGAAAAACGGCGTTTAATAAGGTTGAACAAGAGCTCGTCGATAACGGGGTTATTTTTACGGATATCGAAACGGCCGTTCAAGAGCACGGCGACCTCGTTGAGAAATACTTGATGAGCGGTGCCGTAACAACAAACGAAAACCGTTTGACGGCGCTAAATACAGCGTTGATGAACGGCGGGGTTTTCATTTACGTGCCGAAAAACGTGGAACTTCAAACCCCGATCCAAACAATCTTTTGGCAAGACGATGTGAAAACAGGCCTTTTTAACCACGTGCTAATGGTCGTTGAAGCGAACAGCAGCCTGACGTACTTGGAAAACTACGCATCGTTTACCGAAGACCAAGCCAATGTCAACATTGTATCGGAAGTGTATGGGGCTCAAGGGTCGAAAATTAAATACGGAGCGGTCGATAATCTCGAAAGCGGCGCAACTACGTATGTCATTCGACGTGCAACATTGGATAAGGACGCTCGGATTGAATGGGCGCTCGGCCAAATGAACGAAGGCAATACCATTTCCGAGAATACCACGTATCTTATGGGAGACGGTTCATACGGTGATACAAAAACCGTCCATGTCGGCCGTGGAGACCAAACGCAAAACTTTACGAGTGACGTCGTGGCGCACGGGAAACAAACCGAAGGTTATATCCTTACCCACGGGGTTATGAAAGATAACTCGACCTCGATATTCAACGGGATTAACAAAATCGAAAAAGGCGGCACGAATTCCCATAGTGAACAAACGGGCCGCGTGCTCATGCTTTCGCCGAAAGCGCGCGGAGACGCCAACCCGATTTTGTTAATTGATGAAGATGAAGTAACCGCCGGTCACGCGGCTTCTGTCGGAAAAATTGACCCGATCCAAATGTTCTACATGAAGAGCCGTGGGCTTTCCCAGACAGAGGCCGAACGGTTAATTATTCACGGATTTTTGGAACCGGTTGTCGGTGCGCTGCCAATTGAAGCTGTTAAAACACGGCTTTCGGAAGTCATTGAAGGGAAAGTTTATTAA
- a CDS encoding MetQ/NlpA family ABC transporter substrate-binding protein, which translates to MNKFYKLIALGTLTTALVACGADEEDGDEAEEGENTEAADDEEPSELVVGATNVPHAEILEFAEDLLEEEGVDMQIETFNDYVIPNEALDNGDLDANFYQHIPFLEDHIDEFGFDFVDVGGVHIEPIGVYSQDYDSLDELPEGATILMSDSVADHGRVLTMFEEEGLIELAEGEGVEATLDDIEENPHDFEFEAQYEPALLPQAYENGEGDAVLINSNFAIDHDLLPLEDSIASESADADNPYVNVVVVNSEDEDDEDIATLMDVLQSPEVQDYMEEEYDGAVVPVEE; encoded by the coding sequence TTGAATAAGTTTTATAAACTGATTGCTTTAGGAACATTGACAACCGCCCTTGTCGCCTGCGGGGCAGATGAGGAAGACGGCGATGAAGCGGAAGAAGGTGAAAACACCGAAGCCGCGGATGATGAAGAACCATCTGAATTAGTCGTTGGTGCCACAAACGTCCCTCACGCTGAAATTCTTGAGTTTGCGGAAGACCTTCTCGAAGAAGAGGGGGTTGATATGCAAATCGAAACGTTCAATGATTATGTCATTCCTAACGAAGCGTTGGATAACGGTGATTTAGATGCTAATTTTTATCAACATATCCCGTTTCTTGAAGATCACATTGACGAGTTCGGGTTTGATTTCGTTGATGTTGGCGGTGTTCATATCGAGCCGATCGGCGTATACAGCCAAGATTACGACAGTCTCGATGAATTGCCGGAAGGCGCGACCATCCTTATGAGTGATTCCGTTGCGGATCATGGCCGTGTCTTGACGATGTTCGAAGAGGAAGGCTTGATCGAATTGGCGGAAGGGGAAGGGGTCGAAGCGACGTTGGACGATATTGAAGAAAACCCCCATGACTTCGAGTTCGAGGCGCAGTATGAACCGGCTTTGTTACCGCAGGCTTATGAAAATGGGGAAGGAGACGCAGTTTTGATTAATTCCAACTTTGCCATCGACCATGACTTGTTACCCCTTGAAGATTCGATCGCATCAGAATCAGCGGATGCCGATAACCCGTATGTAAATGTCGTTGTGGTAAATAGCGAGGATGAAGACGATGAAGACATCGCCACCCTCATGGACGTTTTACAATCGCCGGAAGTTCAGGATTATATGGAAGAAGAGTATGATGGAGCAGTCGTTCCCGTTGAAGAATAA
- a CDS encoding DUF4349 domain-containing protein, protein MIVTAGCNDDETAQQERADTHSDDEAEIAVEEADDAGDSEGEVATSDEETGDGSEDITDVDMSDQMIIYNGDIAIEVDEFNEAQRQIEEHVEHMDGYVVESTVHDHDNENQSGTFSVRIPQENFTPFLDELEAMGTEVLERSTYGDDVTEEYVDLESRLQSQETVEERLLTFMEEAENTEDLLDISDDLATTQEEIEQIEGRMNYLENNVAYSTVNIDMQEMAASTLQDRQSLNTWGQATSLFTDTINVLVSFFSGLVVVMIGLSPVLVPLLIIAAAVVFFLKKK, encoded by the coding sequence GTGATCGTAACCGCGGGATGCAATGATGATGAAACGGCTCAACAGGAGCGAGCGGACACGCATAGTGATGATGAAGCCGAAATTGCAGTGGAAGAAGCAGACGACGCGGGAGATTCCGAAGGCGAGGTTGCAACGAGTGATGAAGAAACGGGCGACGGCTCGGAAGATATAACAGACGTTGATATGTCCGACCAAATGATTATTTACAATGGAGACATCGCTATTGAAGTGGATGAATTCAATGAGGCCCAACGTCAAATTGAAGAGCACGTGGAACACATGGACGGCTACGTCGTTGAATCTACTGTCCATGACCATGATAATGAAAATCAGAGTGGGACGTTTTCCGTACGGATTCCTCAAGAAAACTTCACTCCATTTCTGGATGAATTGGAAGCCATGGGGACAGAAGTGTTGGAACGTTCCACTTACGGAGATGATGTCACAGAAGAATATGTTGACTTGGAATCACGCCTCCAATCCCAGGAAACTGTGGAAGAGCGTCTACTGACGTTTATGGAAGAGGCAGAAAACACGGAAGATCTCCTTGATATTTCCGATGACCTGGCTACCACCCAAGAAGAAATCGAACAAATCGAGGGGCGCATGAATTATTTGGAAAATAACGTCGCCTATTCTACGGTGAACATTGACATGCAAGAGATGGCTGCATCCACCTTACAAGACCGACAATCATTGAATACATGGGGGCAAGCAACCAGCCTTTTCACGGATACAATCAATGTGCTGGTTTCCTTTTTTTCCGGTTTGGTCGTAGTCATGATCGGTTTATCCCCTGTACTGGTACCTTTACTGATAATAGCAGCAGCGGTCGTGTTTTTCCTGAAAAAGAAATAG
- a CDS encoding carboxymuconolactone decarboxylase family protein: MAQGDSFIEEALQEYKDGMNYLSGQLPKLTRKFNAFTDACFAEGELKAKDKYLIALSISVCMNEEYSIINHTKNCIDEDCSEEEIMEAVAVAVSFRGDAALSQAVTVVRDAVDTFDTGS, translated from the coding sequence ATGGCACAAGGAGACTCATTCATTGAGGAAGCTTTGCAGGAATATAAAGATGGGATGAACTATTTATCGGGGCAATTGCCGAAACTTACACGAAAATTCAATGCGTTTACAGACGCGTGTTTTGCGGAAGGGGAATTAAAAGCAAAAGACAAATATCTCATTGCGCTTTCGATTAGTGTTTGTATGAACGAAGAATATTCGATCATTAACCATACGAAGAACTGTATCGATGAGGATTGTAGTGAAGAGGAAATCATGGAAGCTGTTGCGGTGGCGGTTTCTTTTCGGGGAGATGCCGCTTTAAGCCAAGCGGTCACAGTGGTGCGTGACGCCGTCGACACGTTTGACACCGGTTCTTGA
- a CDS encoding cysteine desulfurase, with amino-acid sequence MNVQDVREQFPILDQEINGSPLVYLDNAATSQKPRTVIEAMEDYYRRYNSNVHRGVHTLSSVATDGYEGARDKVQMFINAGRREEIVFTRGTTTAINTVAASYGRANLQEGDEIVLTPMEHHSNLIPWQQVAKATGAELKYIPLQPDGTVSVEAARSAISERTKIVAMVHVSNVLGTMNPIKEVTKIAHENQAIMVVDGAQSTPHTPVDVQDLDCDFFAFSAHKMCGPTGIGVLYGKKALLEDMEPFEFGGEMIDEVGLYDATWKEVPHKFEGGTPIIAGAIGLNAAIDFLNDIGLETIKNHEQQLASYAMDQLGHHDDIEVYGPPANERAGIITFNIHGVHPHDTATVLDTKGVAIRAGHHCARPLMNWLDVAATARASFYLYNTEADVDALVDALVTTKEYFGDVYAE; translated from the coding sequence TTGAACGTACAAGATGTGCGTGAACAGTTTCCGATTTTGGACCAAGAGATAAATGGCAGCCCATTGGTTTATCTGGACAATGCGGCTACATCCCAAAAACCGAGAACGGTCATTGAAGCGATGGAAGATTATTACCGCCGTTACAACTCGAATGTCCACCGAGGTGTGCACACGCTCAGCTCGGTGGCGACCGACGGTTACGAAGGCGCCCGTGACAAAGTCCAAATGTTTATCAATGCCGGCCGGAGAGAAGAAATCGTATTTACGCGCGGGACGACGACCGCGATCAATACCGTTGCCGCAAGCTACGGGCGAGCCAACTTGCAAGAAGGGGATGAAATCGTTCTTACCCCTATGGAACACCATAGCAATTTAATTCCATGGCAGCAGGTCGCGAAGGCAACCGGAGCCGAGTTGAAATACATTCCGTTGCAACCGGATGGCACTGTTTCCGTAGAGGCGGCGCGTTCCGCCATCAGCGAGCGCACGAAAATCGTCGCGATGGTGCACGTGTCCAATGTCCTCGGGACGATGAACCCGATCAAAGAAGTAACGAAAATAGCCCATGAAAATCAAGCGATCATGGTCGTTGATGGTGCGCAAAGCACCCCACACACCCCTGTGGATGTTCAAGACCTTGACTGCGATTTTTTCGCATTTTCCGCTCATAAAATGTGTGGACCGACCGGCATAGGCGTTTTATATGGAAAAAAAGCGTTGCTGGAAGACATGGAGCCGTTTGAATTTGGCGGAGAAATGATTGACGAAGTCGGCCTTTATGATGCAACATGGAAGGAAGTCCCTCATAAATTTGAGGGAGGCACTCCGATCATTGCCGGAGCGATTGGACTAAATGCAGCTATTGATTTTCTAAACGATATAGGCTTAGAAACTATAAAAAACCATGAACAGCAGCTGGCCAGCTATGCGATGGATCAGCTCGGCCACCATGATGATATTGAGGTTTACGGTCCGCCGGCGAATGAACGGGCAGGGATTATCACCTTCAACATCCATGGCGTTCATCCTCATGACACGGCCACGGTTCTCGATACGAAAGGCGTAGCTATACGCGCCGGCCATCATTGTGCACGACCTCTCATGAACTGGCTGGATGTTGCCGCGACAGCTAGGGCAAGTTTTTATCTTTATAACACAGAAGCAGATGTAGACGCGCTCGTAGACGCGCTCGTTACGACAAAGGAGTATTTCGGCGATGTCTATGCAGAATAA
- the sufB gene encoding Fe-S cluster assembly protein SufB: MAKKMPELEEYQYGFHDKDVSVFRSERGLTEDIVREISEMKEEPQWMLDYRLKALEVFYKKPMPQWGGDLSELDFDDITYYVKPSERTEKSWDEVPEEIKNTFDKLGIPEAEQKYLAGVSAQYESEVVYHNMQEDLEEQGIIFKDTDTALKENEDLFRKHFGTVIPPSDNKFSALNSAVWSGGSFIYMPKGVKADSPLQAYFRINSENMGQFERTLIIADEGSSVHYVEGCTAPVFSTDSLHSAVVEIIVKKDAYCRYTTIQNWAPNVYNLVTKRATADENATMEWVDGNIGSKLTMKYPSVIMKGEGARGNVLSIAIAGKNQLQDAGAKVYHLAPNCSSTLVSKSISKHGGKVSYRGLSHFGRKGRGSKSNIECDTLIMDKDSTSDTIPYNEILNDDITLEHEAKVSKVSEEQLFYLMSRGLSEEEATEMIVMGFIEPFTKELPMEYAVEMNRLIRFEMEGSIG; encoded by the coding sequence ATGGCAAAAAAAATGCCTGAACTAGAAGAATACCAGTATGGTTTTCACGATAAGGATGTTTCCGTATTCCGTTCAGAACGTGGCCTGACTGAAGATATTGTAAGGGAAATCTCCGAGATGAAAGAAGAGCCGCAGTGGATGCTGGATTATCGTTTGAAAGCATTAGAGGTGTTTTACAAAAAGCCGATGCCTCAATGGGGCGGTGATCTCTCAGAATTGGACTTCGATGACATTACGTATTACGTAAAGCCATCGGAACGCACGGAAAAATCTTGGGATGAAGTTCCGGAAGAGATTAAAAACACCTTCGATAAATTAGGCATTCCGGAAGCTGAACAAAAATATTTGGCCGGTGTGTCCGCCCAATATGAATCCGAAGTTGTTTATCATAACATGCAAGAAGACCTTGAAGAACAAGGGATTATTTTTAAAGACACAGACACGGCGTTAAAAGAGAACGAAGATCTTTTCCGCAAACACTTTGGAACAGTCATCCCTCCGAGTGATAATAAATTTTCGGCGCTAAATTCAGCGGTTTGGTCCGGCGGATCGTTTATCTACATGCCAAAAGGCGTGAAAGCAGATTCTCCGCTGCAAGCGTACTTCCGAATTAACTCTGAAAATATGGGCCAATTTGAGCGTACGTTGATCATTGCCGACGAGGGAAGTTCCGTGCATTACGTTGAAGGTTGCACTGCACCTGTTTTTTCAACGGATTCCCTTCACAGTGCGGTTGTTGAAATCATCGTGAAAAAAGATGCTTATTGCCGTTACACAACGATCCAGAATTGGGCACCGAACGTTTATAACCTTGTAACGAAGCGTGCCACCGCGGATGAAAACGCGACAATGGAATGGGTCGATGGAAATATCGGATCCAAGCTCACGATGAAATATCCGTCCGTGATTATGAAAGGCGAAGGCGCACGTGGCAATGTGTTGTCCATCGCGATTGCCGGTAAAAATCAACTTCAAGATGCAGGCGCCAAAGTGTACCATTTGGCACCGAACTGTTCATCGACACTCGTATCCAAGTCCATTTCCAAACATGGCGGCAAAGTATCATACCGCGGGTTGTCCCATTTTGGACGTAAAGGGCGCGGATCGAAGTCAAATATCGAATGCGACACATTGATCATGGATAAAGATTCTACTTCCGATACGATTCCTTACAATGAAATCTTAAACGATGACATCACACTTGAACACGAAGCAAAAGTATCCAAGGTTTCCGAAGAACAACTCTTCTACTTGATGAGCCGTGGCTTGAGTGAGGAAGAAGCAACGGAAATGATTGTCATGGGCTTCATCGAGCCGTTTACAAAAGAACTGCCGATGGAATACGCCGTCGAAATGAACCGTTTGATTCGCTTCGAAATGGAAGGTTCGATCGGTTAA
- a CDS encoding M20/M25/M40 family metallo-hydrolase codes for MYEQLSSLREEAQAEWLTTTLVSMDSTNGGMGEIEIPNYIHKLIRSFPYFQKHPEHVWLQTIPNDERRNVFAFLPGTAHAKDTIIYHAHYDTVGIEDYGSLSAQAFDPKALLAYFSEETNNTEIREDAASGEWLFGRGATDMKSGIAVHLVNLLRYAEDERPYGNILLLISADEESEHAGMTAAVTELRHLQTEKGLRYIAAINDDYIAPEYEGDNTRYMYTGACGKILPCFYIAGKESHVGDTLTGLNPTSLASQLNLELHNNIRITEHLDDEFILPPTCLYQRDNKQTYDVQTATSAYMYFNFCLYERNVDEATVELLHIARTSAEMVRVAYEGRYLDYMKRMGREPKTLDWSIEVITFHDFKKYLRAMNAPVTDVMEQTSQTFAHLDVRERFFKIAEALQALDPARKPRVVLFFAPPFLPHNHLEEGNQHHARVLEALSDTLDASAKASGENYRIRRFFPFISDSSYLAIHESDDELAALIDNFPRWDEDYGIPVDEIRKLNIPALNMGVYGKDAHQWSERLYKPFSFQVLPGLIRDVTARLFDNSFESQG; via the coding sequence ATGTACGAGCAGCTATCATCTTTGCGTGAAGAGGCACAGGCCGAATGGTTAACGACGACGCTCGTCTCCATGGATAGCACGAACGGAGGCATGGGGGAAATCGAAATACCCAATTATATACATAAGCTTATTCGTTCGTTCCCATACTTCCAAAAACACCCGGAACACGTCTGGCTACAAACGATTCCAAATGATGAACGCAGAAATGTTTTCGCTTTTTTGCCGGGGACGGCGCATGCAAAAGATACGATTATTTATCACGCCCATTATGACACGGTGGGCATTGAAGATTACGGCTCTTTAAGTGCGCAAGCATTCGATCCGAAGGCATTGCTCGCCTATTTTTCCGAAGAAACAAATAATACAGAAATACGGGAAGATGCCGCATCCGGCGAGTGGTTGTTCGGGCGAGGCGCGACGGACATGAAAAGCGGAATTGCCGTTCATCTCGTAAACCTGCTTCGATACGCGGAAGACGAGCGTCCATACGGCAATATACTCCTGCTCATCAGCGCTGACGAAGAAAGCGAGCACGCGGGCATGACGGCAGCCGTTACAGAGCTTCGACATCTACAAACAGAAAAAGGGCTCCGCTACATCGCTGCCATCAACGACGATTATATCGCCCCAGAATATGAGGGGGATAATACACGTTACATGTACACGGGCGCGTGTGGAAAAATCCTGCCTTGTTTTTATATCGCCGGTAAAGAAAGCCACGTCGGTGATACGCTGACGGGATTGAATCCGACATCACTCGCTTCTCAACTCAATCTCGAGCTTCATAATAATATCCGGATCACTGAGCACCTTGACGATGAATTTATTTTACCGCCAACGTGCTTGTATCAACGTGATAACAAGCAAACGTACGACGTACAAACGGCAACGAGCGCTTACATGTATTTTAATTTTTGCCTATATGAACGCAACGTAGATGAAGCAACTGTTGAATTATTACACATCGCAAGAACTTCGGCAGAAATGGTAAGGGTTGCGTATGAAGGACGCTATCTCGATTATATGAAACGGATGGGTCGCGAGCCGAAAACACTCGATTGGTCGATCGAAGTCATTACATTCCATGATTTTAAAAAATATTTGCGGGCGATGAACGCGCCGGTTACTGATGTAATGGAACAGACATCGCAAACGTTCGCGCATCTCGATGTCCGCGAGCGCTTTTTCAAGATCGCGGAAGCTTTGCAAGCACTGGATCCGGCGCGGAAACCAAGGGTGGTTCTTTTCTTCGCACCGCCGTTTCTCCCTCATAATCACTTGGAAGAAGGCAATCAACATCATGCACGCGTATTGGAAGCGCTCAGCGATACACTCGACGCATCTGCAAAAGCAAGCGGCGAAAACTATCGAATACGTCGATTTTTTCCTTTTATCTCCGACAGTAGCTACCTCGCTATCCATGAAAGCGACGACGAGCTAGCGGCACTTATTGATAACTTCCCGCGTTGGGACGAGGATTATGGAATCCCCGTCGATGAAATACGCAAACTGAACATCCCCGCGCTCAACATGGGCGTCTATGGCAAAGACGCCCATCAATGGAGCGAGCGTCTTTATAAACCATTTAGCTTCCAGGTGCTGCCCGGGTTAATTCGAGATGTGACCGCGCGGCTATTTGACAATTCTTTTGAATCACAGGGGTGA